The Scyliorhinus canicula chromosome 17, sScyCan1.1, whole genome shotgun sequence DNA window CAACCTTCAATTacacaaagcccgcgctctgattggctgctGGGCCAGAATCCTTCCGCTACTCttctcttcccattggtcaacacctcAGCAGAGAGGTCAGGGGGTGGGCTTTCCCTCGCACATGCGCAGCCTCTTCGCtctcttggacatgcgcagtcccgggccggggggaggggaaatCACCGAGCGACTTCTCGCTCTGGCCGGAGctgtcagccggttgcctggaaaccttgtctggAGGAGGGGGAACAAAGAGTGGGGCGGAGCTGCTGGGTCCGCgcgccgggcctgcgcactggaaTCCTGAGACGTCGCCGCGGATTCCTCTGCGTGCGCAGGAAGGttgttgaccaatgggaagagttgATGAACCGGAAGGACTCTCTTCTACCATCCAATCAGCTCCCCCGTTGTCTGAATGCGGAAGCTGGACAATGAGGAAAACTGGGAcctcacacagactgaaacctcctcctgtctccaacatctgtgagtaaaacactttcttttctccccctttccatttcttttctcattctcaccttcaattggtcacttgcagcaactgaagggaaaggaagtgaatccagggagggtgcagactctggaaagctttgatgtggagatgccggcgttggactggggtgagcacagtaagaagtcttacaacaccaggttaaagtccaacaggtttgtttcaaacacgagctttcggagcacggctccttcttcaggtgaatggagaggtatgtacctctccattcacctgaagaaggagccgtgctccgaaagctcgtgtttgaaacaaacctgttggactttaacctggtgctgtaagacttcttactctggaaagcttggcccaggtctctctctctctctctctctctcttaaagacattgacatcctttgctccctcagcttgacacatttatttgtctggctcaaagggatggtctctttcctaatgttcacaattagaagggctggtttctccaggagatggctgacatttaaggggacagtgAATTAATATCAGatagacatgaaatgaaatgaaaatcgcttattgtcacgagtaggcttcaaatgaagttactgtgaaaagccccgagtcgccacattccggctcctgttcggggaggctgggacaggaattgaactgtgctgctggcctaccttggtctgttttcaaagccagcggtttagccctgtgctaaaccaacccctaatgGGACACCAGACATGCCTTGTGTTGTTAtctggtacagattagatatattatttatgCTTCTGTAATGaagtacatttattattatttcctgtTTTGAAATATTCTACTGTATTTatgttatatatttccagtcatctcttccctcagagggttagtagtctggatttctcttccacagggaccagtgggatgtgggggtcattgaatatattcacggatgaggtggacagatttttaataagttattattttttaaatcattttttaaacaaTGAGTACAACAGAGTAACAGAAAAACTGGTGGGAAATGGGTACAGAGCGGAACAAGACATATTGCCAACATAAATACAAGCAACACATTGCAGAATTAATTTGGAACAGGataggcaacacggtagcactatggcttcacagcgccagggtcccaggttcgattcccagctggatcactgtctgtgcggagtctgcacgttctccccatgtctgcatgggtttcctccgggtgctccagtttcctctcacagtccaaagacgtgcaggttagatggattggctatgataaattgccttcagtgaccaaaaaagggttaggagggcttattggattacggggatagggattaagtgggttggtgcagactcgatgggcccaatggtctccttctgcactgtatgttctatgtatgataTTTGAGGGACCAGAGCCTCGGGGTGAAATGCCAGATCAATTGAACAACCAGTTAACTGGTTAAAATAGTGAGTGGGGAAAGAGGGTAAGAGCTGTGAATGATTacaggcctgggatgaaaactatccctcGGCCTCAAAGACAGGATCCGATGCCCTTTCTAATTTGAATTGCCCAGGCTTCACATCCAGCTGGAGAAAACGTGGCAGCAGGTCCTTGAAGAACCTAACGGGAGCCTTACCCTCCACATCTTCTGGCAGGCCGACAACTCGAATGTTCTTTCTCTGACCCTCGGTTTTCCATGTTCTCCAGGAGTCCACCACCCCACTCAGCCGGTTTTCCACGGATTAAATTCTTGCCTTTGCCGAGGAGGCATCTTACTCAACATTCGGGATTCTCTCCTCGGGATCATCGAATCTCTTCATGGTGTTTTGCAGCTCGGCTTCATGGGCTCACAGATATTGAGTCAGCACACTGGTCAATAACACAgagaatgtcgctgacatcgATCGGCCAATGATCCCACAGAATAaacgagcaggctcgatgggattAATGGTCAACTACAGCTCGTATTTGTTATgatctctgtgtccaggacacaAAGCAggcatctgtcaatcagcctgaatcagcaccttcaggagaattgggagggtgaatattagatacagtagagtgagaatggagggagaatgtgtgggatggagatttacagcttttggggaatgagaggggaAAGAATATTCTCctggaactagaattgtctgttctgaatttctatcctgtactgacagtgatgtcttttgtaaattgtttttacaggatattagaagaggaggaattacagacagaaatctcaaacgtcacgTCTCAATCTGACTGAGTCTCTCAATTACTTGGAACTGAATATCACCGGACATTGAaacgagaaggagaaatgtttgtctgttctgtcggcttcaaaacatcagtgtgactggaaaagcaccgagacacacacacccgagtgagagtgttccagagcactaaCTGTGGaaagcctgaaaaaacatcacagcattcacagcggggagagaccatacacgtgttctgtgtgtggacgaggtttCAACTGATTGTCTAAATTGGAGacacacgaggagacccaaaacatggagaaaccgtggcaatgtggggattgtgggaagagattcagagTTCCATCTGCACTGGAATCTCatcggcgcagtcacactggggagaggccattcacctgctcccggtgtgagaagggattctctgagttatccagcctgaagagacaccagcgagttcacactggggagaggccgttcaactgctctcagtgtgggaagggttttGCTCACTTATCCCGCCtgcggatacaccagcgagttcacactggggagaggccgttcacctgctctcagtgtgggaagggattctgtcagttatccagcctgcgggTACATCAGCGACTTcaaactggggagaggccgttcacctgctctcagtgtgagaagggattcaatacCTCATCGAGCCTTCTgatacaccagcgaattcacactggggagaggccgttcacctgctctcagtgtgggaagggattcactcagttatccagcctgcagagacaccagcgagttcacactggggagaagccattaaCCTGCTCTTAGTGAGAGAAGGGATTCAGATATCCCGACACCCTGCGGGAACACTAGCGAGTTCACACctggaagaagccattcagctaCTCTGAGCAGGGGAGACATTCAATGATCCGTCCCAACTACGGAGACACTAGCGAGTTAattctggggagagaccattcatctgctctcaatgtggggggaggggggtttgtgaTTCATCGCACCTGTTGTGACTCCAACAAGTTCACAATAAATTCCAGATGTTGGCTCcgttgttattgtttctgctctcactgacatccaggactgcattttgttcattctgacatctGGTGAATGCTGATgattggagggtttctttctgctggactggccggtctaacACCTCTGCCTCCGGTGGGCTGACCATTTCTGAGCCTCGTTGCGATTACCTGGCTCCAAGTTTGACGAGGAGCACAGAAtgaaaaggtgtttgcatgttgggagatatttagttcccaaagcagccatgttgccatgaagatgggctatggtggttacatggttcttttgcCTAATTTTTTTGGGTGTTTCTCACAGAAGAAACTGCCATGGAATGAGCGGCAAGTTGTCTGGTAGATTGGGAAATTACAATAAAcatatcactgaaagtggcaatgcaggtggataaggtcgctaagaaggcagacggcatgcttgtcttcattggtcggggcattgagtataaaaattggcaagtcatgctgcagctgtacagaaccttagttaggccacacttggaatattgtcgacaattctggtcaccacattaccgaaaggatgtggaggctttggagagagtacagaggaggtttaccaggatgttacctggcctggagggtattagctatgagaagttgaataaactcggattgttttctcAGAAGCGACAGAGGTTGATGGACGACCTGAtaaaagtttacaaaattatgagtggcgtggacagagtggatagtcagaagctttttcccaggttggACATGTTAATTATCAGGTGACATAGGTTTAAGGatcgaggggcaaagtttagaggagatatgtgagggaggttttttacacagagggtgttgagtgcctggaagacgctgcaggaggaggtggtggaagcaggtacgatagcgacgtttaagaggcatcttgacgaatacatgaatcggatgggaatagacgGATACAGACCCTGGAAGCACAGaatgttttagtttagacagacatCATGATCcgagcaggcttggtgggccgaagggcctgttcctgtgctgtactgtcctttgTTATTTGTTGTTCTTGGTATGACGATAGACAGACAGGCAACCACAAGCATTTTATTGACATAAAATAGAGATTCCTTTAAGAAGCAAAAATTAAACAGCAAAGTGAAGCTATTGTGGCTGACACGAAAAATTAAAGATTCCATTCAATCAATGGAGGAGACTCATAAAGTGGCCCAAATAGTAgtgagcctgaggattgggaacttgttttagaattcagcaaaggaggaccaagaaactgatcaagagaaaatagaatgagagcaaactggggagaaacataaaaaccgactggaaaagctcctataggaatgtgaaaaggaaaagattagcaaagaccaatgtgggtccattccaggcagagacaggagagtttataatggggaataaggaaatggcagagaaactaaacaatgtgtgtctgtcttcacggaggaagatacagaaattgtccccaaaacactagagaaccaagggaccagtgagcacgaggaactgaaggagattagtattagtgaaaaagtagcactggagaaattaatgggattgaaagttaataaatccccaaaagctgatgctctacatcctagagtgttgaaagaggcggctgtagagatagtggatacattggtgatcatctttcaaaattctatagattctggaatggttcctgcagattggaaggtggtaaatgtaaccccactatttaaggagggagagagaaaacggggaaccacagacccattagcctgacatcagtaggagggaaaatgctacaagcaattataaaggatgtgataacatatgaattaggagcaggggtaggccactcggcccctcgagcctgctccaccgttcaataagttcacggctgatctgattgtaacctcaactccacacagGCCCCTCAGAAAATAAATCTTGGGAGATAGTGataatattttttattataataatctttattattgtcacaagtaggcttacattaacactgcaattaagttactgtgaaaatcccctagttcccacactccggcacctgtttgggtacacagggagaattcagaatgtccaattcgcctaacaagcccgacttttggaacttgtgggaggaaaccggatcacccggaggaaacccacccagttttgtggagaatatgcagactccgcacagacagtgacccaagccggaaattaaacccgggtccctggagctgtgaagcaacagtgataaccactgtgcctccatgccaCTGTGTCagttatggggaacaaggaaatggcagaggagttaaacagatattttgcatcagtctttacggtGGAAGATACTTTGAATATTCCATTAATACTAAAGAATATGGAGGGAGCAATTAAATACCATCACTGGAGAAGTTGTATTGGACAAACTAATGAGGATAAGATAAGACCCCTGGATGGCTGCATCCTAGGATCCTAAAAGAAATGgcgacagagatagtggatgcattgattgtAATAttccaaaaatccttggattctggagaagtgccagaggattggaaaactgccaatgtgacaacccccccccccccccccccccccccccgattcagaATGGGAGGGAGGAAAACAACGAGACGCTATAGGATGATTAGTCTAACATTTATTGT harbors:
- the LOC119951253 gene encoding zinc finger protein 239-like — encoded protein: MEKPWQCGDCGKRFRVPSALESHRRSHTGERPFTCSRCEKGFSELSSLKRHQRVHTGERPFNCSQCGKGFAHLSRLRIHQRVHTGERPFTCSQCGKGFCQLSSLRVHQRLQTGERPFTCSQCEKGFNTSSSLLIHQRIHTGERPFTCSQCGKGFTQLSSLQRHQRVHTGEKPLTCS